One Nitrospinota bacterium genomic region harbors:
- a CDS encoding response regulator: protein MAKILIVDDDPNIALLLEMTLQKKAEYSIEKVTDGQKALERINETKPDLILLDIMMPGIDGYEVCRRLKMSNDTKYISVIILSAKRDIQDKIKGMDIGADDYIVKPFNPDELLTRVQVQLRIRKLESEIVDKKQLETVLAMSVTLQHEINNPLAGILGNADLLKEWKNLSDEEVDESIQAIVKQSARIRDIVHKMSTATKVVESTYLGDTKMIDITRLNP from the coding sequence ATGGCAAAAATATTGATCGTTGATGACGACCCGAATATAGCCCTTCTCCTTGAGATGACGCTTCAGAAAAAAGCCGAGTATTCCATCGAAAAGGTGACAGACGGGCAGAAGGCGCTTGAGCGTATAAATGAAACGAAGCCGGATCTTATCCTTCTTGACATCATGATGCCGGGAATTGACGGGTATGAAGTATGCCGAAGGCTGAAGATGTCAAACGATACCAAGTATATCTCGGTCATTATCCTTTCGGCGAAGAGGGATATCCAGGACAAGATCAAGGGTATGGATATCGGGGCGGACGACTATATTGTCAAGCCTTTCAATCCCGACGAGCTTCTTACACGGGTTCAGGTGCAGTTGCGGATTCGAAAGCTGGAATCGGAAATAGTGGATAAAAAGCAGCTTGAAACGGTCCTTGCGATGTCCGTTACCCTTCAGCATGAGATCAACAATCCCCTGGCAGGGATACTGGGGAACGCTGATCTTTTAAAGGAGTGGAAGAATCTCAGCGACGAAGAGGTGGACGAATCGATCCAGGCGATCGTGAAACAGTCTGCAAGAATAAGGGACATCGTACATAAGATGTCCACGGCGACAAAGGTGGTTGAATCCACCTATCTCGGCGATACCAAGATGATAGATATTACAAGGCTTAATCCGTAG
- the gatA gene encoding Asp-tRNA(Asn)/Glu-tRNA(Gln) amidotransferase subunit GatA yields MADIFYQTIRSLSEKLGKREITSREITEAYLGRIEKHDRDINSFITVGREIALKNAEEADKRIAAGEKGPLLGVPLAIKDLINIEGVVTTCASKILENFRSPYSAFVIKQLEQAGAVFLGKTNMDEFAMGSSNETSHFGVCKNPWDLKAVPGGSSGGSAAAVAAGFCPGSLGSDTGGSIRQPAALCGIVGLKPTYGRVSRFGLVAFASSLDQIGPMSHTVEDSATILQAIAGFDPMDSTSVNLPVPDYSESLNKGVKGMVIGIPKEYLIEGTDAEALAAVKGAASRLESEGARIEEISLPHTEYAIPVYYVIAPAEASSNLSRYDGVKYGYRSKNGENLAEMYINSRTEGFGTEVKRRIMVGTYALSSGYYDAYYIKAQKVRTLITEDFTKAFGKCDIILTPTTPSPAFNIGEKTSDPLEMYLSDIFTVSANLAGIPGITIPAGFSSKNGRPLGVQMLANHWGEPALFTAASAYEKLRDPSISAKTPTL; encoded by the coding sequence ATGGCTGACATTTTCTACCAGACAATCCGGTCGCTTTCGGAGAAACTCGGAAAGCGCGAAATCACCTCCCGGGAAATAACCGAGGCATACCTTGGCAGGATCGAAAAACATGACAGGGATATCAACTCGTTTATTACCGTTGGAAGGGAAATAGCCCTTAAAAACGCGGAGGAGGCTGATAAAAGGATTGCCGCCGGCGAGAAAGGCCCTTTACTCGGTGTTCCGCTTGCCATAAAAGACCTCATAAACATCGAAGGGGTCGTAACTACCTGCGCTTCGAAGATCCTCGAAAACTTCCGCTCCCCATACTCGGCTTTCGTCATAAAACAGCTCGAGCAGGCGGGAGCCGTATTTCTTGGGAAGACCAATATGGACGAATTCGCCATGGGTTCATCAAACGAAACATCGCATTTCGGAGTGTGTAAAAATCCGTGGGATTTGAAGGCGGTGCCGGGCGGTTCCAGCGGCGGTTCAGCCGCGGCTGTTGCCGCCGGATTCTGCCCCGGCTCTCTCGGTTCCGACACCGGAGGTTCCATACGCCAGCCCGCCGCCCTTTGCGGAATTGTCGGATTAAAGCCTACATATGGAAGGGTCTCCAGGTTCGGCCTTGTCGCTTTCGCTTCATCTCTGGACCAGATCGGCCCTATGTCTCACACCGTTGAAGATTCGGCCACTATCCTGCAGGCCATCGCCGGATTCGACCCGATGGACTCCACCTCGGTCAACCTCCCGGTCCCGGACTATTCGGAAAGCCTGAACAAGGGTGTTAAAGGGATGGTGATAGGGATTCCAAAGGAGTACCTGATTGAAGGAACCGATGCGGAAGCGCTCGCCGCCGTGAAGGGGGCCGCCTCCAGGCTTGAGAGCGAAGGGGCGCGGATTGAGGAGATATCGCTCCCTCATACTGAATACGCCATACCTGTCTATTATGTTATCGCCCCTGCGGAAGCAAGCTCCAACCTCTCGCGATACGACGGCGTGAAATACGGGTACAGAAGCAAAAACGGCGAGAACCTTGCCGAAATGTATATCAATTCCCGCACTGAAGGCTTCGGCACCGAAGTGAAGCGAAGGATAATGGTAGGAACATATGCGCTCTCCAGCGGATATTACGACGCCTATTACATCAAGGCGCAAAAGGTAAGGACGCTCATTACGGAGGATTTCACAAAGGCATTCGGCAAATGCGACATCATCCTAACCCCCACGACCCCTTCCCCTGCTTTCAATATCGGTGAAAAAACAAGCGACCCGCTTGAGATGTACCTCAGCGACATCTTCACTGTAAGCGCAAACCTCGCCGGCATACCGGGAATTACTATACCGGCCGGATTCTCATCCAAAAACGGCAGACCTTTGGGAGTTCAGATGTTGGCAAACCATTGGGGCGAACCTGCCCTCTTTACAGCCGCATCGGCCTATGAGAAACTTCGCGACCCTTCCATTTCCGCCAAGACGCCGACACTCTGA
- a CDS encoding lytic transglycosylase domain-containing protein produces MRIKGFFYIIISIPFLLGFGYLRTVEDFKQQESADAKPGLIAELKSLKVEYNDWMLRAEFCAKVEALLKESDGNLYHNPEKLARLILAKSEEHNIDPVLILAVIRTESNFQRFAVSHKGAVGLMQLLPPTASYVADKANVAYYHEGNLYDSRKNIALGTYYLSKLLQQFGNVRLALEAYNRGPASISKDLKRRKRIKYYYADKVLHHYREYSNAIISL; encoded by the coding sequence ATGAGGATAAAAGGCTTTTTTTACATAATTATTTCGATACCATTTCTTCTCGGGTTTGGATATTTGCGCACAGTGGAGGATTTTAAACAGCAGGAGAGTGCAGATGCCAAGCCTGGCCTTATTGCAGAATTGAAAAGTCTCAAGGTGGAATACAACGACTGGATGCTAAGGGCGGAATTTTGCGCCAAGGTTGAGGCGCTCCTAAAGGAATCCGACGGCAATCTCTACCATAATCCTGAAAAACTGGCCAGGCTCATTCTCGCCAAGAGCGAGGAGCACAATATTGATCCTGTTTTGATACTTGCAGTAATCAGGACCGAGAGCAATTTTCAGCGATTTGCTGTTTCGCACAAGGGGGCCGTAGGTCTGATGCAGCTTCTCCCCCCTACCGCCAGCTATGTGGCCGACAAAGCCAATGTCGCCTATTATCACGAAGGCAACCTGTACGACAGCAGGAAAAATATCGCGCTTGGGACATATTATCTTTCAAAACTTCTTCAGCAGTTCGGGAACGTCCGATTGGCCCTTGAGGCATACAACCGTGGGCCCGCTTCCATAAGCAAAGACCTGAAGAGGAGAAAAAGGATAAAGTATTACTATGCGGACAAAGTGCTGCATCATTACAGGGAATATTCAAACGCGATTATCTCGCTTTGA
- the glgP gene encoding alpha-glucan family phosphorylase, whose amino-acid sequence MPEYRKFIVEPSLPEKLKPLEDIAYNLWWTWNHDAVNLLRRIDSDLWDSCNHNPVKVLGTATQERLRELAEDDGFLTHLETVLISLEEYLKADTWFKEKHLQKWSKDTKIAYFSLEFGIDECLPIYSGGLGVLAGDHLKSASDLGLPLVGIGLAYSHGYFTQYLNPDGWQQEKYPENSLYLLPLKREEKDRIPVKVEIPFPGRNVYAHIWKAEVGRIPLYLLDTNIQENSPEDRQITSQLYGGDREMRIQQEILLGIGGIKIFEALGLNPTVFHMNEGHSAFLGVERIAHLMKKHGFDFFEAKEACRVSTVFTTHTPVPAGNELFEKSMLKRYMEPLLRETRLDVDRLLTLGRINPEDHNEPFGMTVLALRLSAGNNGVSKLHGKISRQMWHNIWPGLPVSHVPIRSITNGIHIRTWVSEELKNLYERYLGTKWITKPGDDTIWKKIAAIPDAELWRMHERRRERLVAFSRKRLLEQLKKRGASDSEMQQAEESLNPEALTIGFGRRFATYKRGTLILSDLKRLEKILENKERPVQIIFAGKAHPADTEGKNFIKKIVHTAREMGFLRKIIFLENYDIDIARYMVQGCDIWLNNPRRPLEASGTSGMKAAANGVLNLSVLDGWWDEIYSHENGWAIGAGEEYKDEAIQDSIEGRNLYEILEKDIIPLFYTRGTDGLPRGWIGKMKSAMMNLIPIFNTNRMVREYTEKFYLDLGRRWHEQVEQQPEIIKSLAAWKHKLKNGWPHIKILEIKEDSFLHPAVGNLKPVEVKVRLGDLTPDDIVVECYYGNLDSNGEINEGKSIAMTCEGEIEKGSYHFKGSIPCDSAGLHGFAIRILPYHKNMVTPYIPGLIFWG is encoded by the coding sequence ATGCCTGAGTACAGAAAATTTATAGTTGAACCTTCACTGCCGGAAAAGCTAAAACCGCTTGAAGATATCGCATATAACCTCTGGTGGACCTGGAACCATGACGCGGTAAACCTTCTTCGCAGGATTGATTCCGACCTTTGGGATTCCTGCAACCACAATCCGGTCAAGGTACTCGGCACCGCAACCCAGGAGAGATTGCGCGAACTTGCCGAGGACGACGGATTCCTTACCCATCTTGAGACGGTTTTGATAAGCCTGGAGGAATATCTCAAAGCGGATACATGGTTCAAGGAGAAGCACTTGCAGAAATGGAGCAAGGATACAAAGATCGCCTATTTCTCGCTTGAATTCGGAATAGATGAATGCCTGCCGATATACTCCGGCGGCCTTGGAGTGCTGGCCGGGGACCATCTGAAATCGGCAAGCGATCTCGGCCTTCCGCTTGTCGGGATCGGTTTGGCATACTCGCACGGCTACTTTACGCAGTACCTCAATCCCGACGGGTGGCAGCAGGAAAAATATCCCGAAAACAGCCTCTACCTTCTTCCGCTTAAAAGGGAGGAGAAGGATAGAATACCAGTAAAGGTCGAAATACCGTTCCCTGGAAGAAACGTATATGCGCATATCTGGAAGGCGGAAGTCGGCAGAATTCCCCTTTATCTCCTCGATACGAACATTCAGGAGAACTCCCCAGAGGACAGGCAGATAACATCCCAGCTCTACGGCGGAGACAGGGAGATGCGGATACAGCAGGAGATACTCCTCGGCATTGGCGGGATAAAGATATTCGAGGCTCTGGGGCTGAATCCGACGGTATTCCACATGAACGAGGGGCATTCCGCCTTTTTGGGGGTCGAGCGTATCGCTCACCTGATGAAAAAGCACGGATTCGACTTCTTTGAAGCAAAGGAGGCGTGCAGGGTTTCAACCGTTTTCACAACCCATACGCCGGTTCCCGCAGGCAACGAGCTGTTTGAAAAGAGCATGCTCAAAAGATACATGGAGCCGCTTTTAAGGGAGACCCGGCTTGATGTCGACAGGCTCCTCACCCTGGGGAGGATCAATCCCGAAGACCATAACGAACCGTTCGGCATGACGGTGCTTGCCCTCAGGCTCTCTGCCGGCAATAACGGAGTTTCGAAACTCCATGGCAAGATATCCAGGCAGATGTGGCACAACATTTGGCCCGGCCTTCCGGTGAGCCATGTTCCTATCCGCTCGATCACCAACGGAATACATATACGCACATGGGTATCCGAGGAGCTGAAAAACCTCTACGAACGCTATCTCGGCACCAAATGGATAACCAAACCGGGAGACGACACCATATGGAAAAAAATCGCCGCCATTCCGGACGCGGAACTCTGGCGCATGCACGAAAGGCGCAGGGAGCGTCTCGTGGCCTTTTCGCGCAAAAGGCTCCTCGAACAGCTGAAGAAGCGGGGGGCGTCCGATTCCGAAATGCAACAGGCGGAGGAATCGCTTAATCCCGAGGCGCTTACCATCGGATTTGGCCGGAGATTTGCCACATACAAGAGGGGAACGCTGATCCTAAGCGATCTCAAAAGGCTCGAGAAGATCCTTGAGAACAAGGAGAGGCCCGTACAGATAATATTCGCCGGAAAGGCCCACCCCGCCGATACCGAGGGAAAGAACTTCATCAAGAAGATAGTCCATACAGCCAGGGAGATGGGGTTCCTTCGAAAGATCATCTTTCTTGAAAATTACGATATCGACATCGCCCGCTATATGGTTCAGGGGTGCGACATCTGGCTGAACAACCCGCGGCGCCCCCTTGAGGCGAGCGGTACCAGCGGAATGAAAGCCGCCGCAAACGGCGTCCTCAATCTCTCCGTTCTCGACGGATGGTGGGACGAAATCTACTCCCATGAAAACGGATGGGCAATAGGCGCCGGCGAGGAGTACAAGGATGAAGCGATCCAGGATTCTATCGAGGGGAGAAACCTCTATGAAATTCTTGAGAAGGACATCATCCCCCTCTTCTACACAAGGGGCACGGACGGGCTCCCGAGAGGGTGGATAGGGAAGATGAAGAGCGCCATGATGAACCTCATCCCGATCTTCAATACCAACAGGATGGTAAGGGAGTACACCGAGAAGTTCTACCTCGATCTCGGCAGACGCTGGCATGAACAGGTCGAACAGCAGCCCGAAATAATAAAATCGCTCGCGGCCTGGAAGCACAAGCTGAAAAACGGCTGGCCTCACATAAAGATATTGGAGATAAAGGAGGACAGTTTCCTCCACCCAGCTGTCGGCAACCTGAAGCCGGTCGAGGTAAAGGTAAGGCTGGGGGACCTGACCCCGGACGATATCGTCGTAGAGTGCTATTACGGCAATCTGGACAGCAACGGCGAGATAAACGAAGGTAAATCGATCGCGATGACGTGTGAAGGGGAAATCGAGAAAGGGAGCTACCATTTCAAAGGGTCGATACCTTGCGACAGCGCGGGGCTTCACGGTTTCGCCATAAGAATACTCCCCTATCACAAGAATATGGTCACACCTTACATACCGGGCCTTATTTTCTGGGGTTAG
- a CDS encoding zinc-ribbon domain-containing protein, with translation MIVSCPNCESRYDIEPGGIPQGGTYAHCTNCENIFFLKKRKKGEKPRAAAVGAGSALSERDTGEMRIAEDNGFNPDTDSFPTGEEETAQEPESLFDEMLNEGFDEGQPPGEPMEETFASQQNGVQTFSIEDENGGVEESIADAVEEDIDEFSDGTSEVLELEAPNLLMDESLAEIEEADFERDSEDHILNFEDEESDEPQTVENEISDILQSAGLFGNGEAEPIKAERGFSSMEEAGGSESEADIFDEVKSEMDMFEEVKSEIEKTAPPETMTADLAEESEVGRIFDDIKSGAVSDDSGSPSSETEFQDEIDKLFAMADGEGDASTQAVGRGVIDSILDDSSFDTEEHEGDAINGNGGYNNPFEESLLGTDSDPVHDEVDDIFSSGGLFDDESTGANAKERGLKEGTASVPMSVQDEIDELFERNQEKGQTYIMPESAVEDVLAQADQSSKSGFDDVDIDAIFAESSQQEFSHGTEPTDTEIVNLEYTPLPGESSPMDEFAGEDIESLFSEESEVPGKKDSLAEVDSEKTEYGGGGVELSLQDEINSILSDSSSDSDSPLESPEALSELDTIIFESTKRGDSAKGQSDVDSLFDVSKENDKPEPAPAELPTSSGSGAQFNIDAIFAEAAGGGSTGSAEPEASKGVSSGEEIDIDAIFAEVKGGGSTGSAEPEASKGVSSGEEIDIDAIFAEVKGGGSTVSAEPEASKDVSSDEEIDIDAIFAEVKGGGSTVSAEPEASKDVSSDEEIDIDAIFAEVKGGGSTGSAEPEASKDVSSDEEIDIDAIFAEAQGGGSTVSAEPEASKDVSSDEEIDIDAIFAEAQGGGSTGSAEPEASKDVSSDEEIDIDAIFAEATEGIDAELTDSDTSSSVDQGGQADIDAFFAETTGEKNVIPVVADKEIDVNLGGQNDIDAMFAEAAGGETATVSEAPSGDDLGGQDDIDSMFAEAAGGETATVSEAPSGDDLGGQDDIDSMFAEMTDGEPPAVSEAPSGDDLGGQDDIDSMFAEMTDGETPAVSEAPSGDDLGGQDDIDSMFAEMTDGEPPAVSETTSSDDLGGDNDIDAMFAEAAGGETATVSETPSSDDLGGDNNLDSLFGESADNTEKGELASGGDSMNEGIDVSSDDDLDALFDGDASEPTDISTPAEPSSAEGTSKQEEDGAVISQDDLDALFSEEGGGDPGSMATADSAADGGETDSSEVDFGISGDKDLDSLFDAEAETAIIGDEPSFDATPAESAGGSSEGGIDTSMLESVSESNEPDHELEETSVVETQSVDGEQKVGKLAKAVLGEEDELDFDEPAEKKKFGLIGKLAKVAMAAMLLVAVGLGTVTYTKNQNPLAVIEQVKSKGFGGLGIGMSEILSFKGSADVEEMEKKREEGKESASSKVDESKSDDQVAEGTGEAAGDGGGDTSGDGTSVVEQKELTGVVPVPERGGTVVADKTPSPESSLPPLEEDAIETAALEPAPVKAAVTKAIPPPGERGEEFQSEVYERNTELKIGVIVPVDFNAEAVKVMTADVLITFQNTSEYDMADTKRYLYEMAVEEEIEKFFLDKFYEDTLYVQDKIIAQLNTKFKKRPEMGKIAEIDIENFKLK, from the coding sequence ATGATAGTTTCCTGCCCAAACTGCGAAAGCAGGTACGATATCGAGCCTGGCGGAATTCCGCAAGGGGGGACATACGCGCATTGCACCAATTGCGAAAACATTTTCTTCCTGAAAAAACGTAAAAAGGGTGAAAAACCTCGCGCCGCCGCCGTCGGAGCCGGCTCCGCATTGTCGGAAAGGGATACCGGCGAGATGAGGATTGCTGAAGATAACGGATTTAATCCAGATACCGACTCATTCCCGACCGGAGAAGAGGAGACGGCGCAGGAGCCGGAATCGCTCTTTGATGAGATGTTGAATGAAGGTTTCGACGAAGGCCAGCCTCCGGGCGAACCTATGGAGGAGACATTCGCAAGTCAACAGAACGGTGTTCAGACATTTTCAATCGAGGATGAGAACGGAGGTGTTGAAGAGAGCATCGCCGACGCGGTAGAAGAGGATATTGACGAGTTTTCTGACGGCACATCCGAGGTGTTGGAGCTTGAAGCGCCAAATCTCCTGATGGATGAATCTCTAGCAGAGATTGAAGAGGCCGATTTCGAGAGGGATTCTGAGGACCATATTCTTAATTTCGAAGATGAGGAAAGCGATGAGCCCCAGACGGTAGAAAATGAGATCAGCGACATTCTTCAGTCGGCAGGTCTGTTCGGCAATGGTGAGGCCGAGCCTATCAAGGCGGAGAGAGGGTTTTCCAGCATGGAAGAGGCGGGCGGGAGCGAATCCGAAGCGGATATCTTTGATGAAGTTAAATCCGAGATGGATATGTTTGAAGAGGTGAAATCTGAAATCGAAAAAACCGCGCCCCCCGAGACAATGACTGCCGACCTGGCGGAAGAGAGCGAGGTAGGGAGGATATTTGATGACATAAAGAGCGGAGCCGTTTCAGACGACAGCGGATCTCCTTCAAGCGAAACCGAATTCCAGGACGAAATAGACAAGCTGTTTGCGATGGCGGATGGGGAGGGAGACGCGTCAACGCAGGCAGTCGGAAGAGGGGTGATCGATTCAATACTGGATGATTCCAGTTTTGATACAGAGGAGCATGAAGGGGACGCAATCAACGGCAATGGCGGGTACAACAATCCGTTTGAAGAGTCGCTCCTTGGAACAGATTCCGATCCGGTGCATGACGAGGTTGATGATATCTTTTCAAGCGGGGGATTGTTCGATGATGAATCTACAGGAGCGAATGCAAAGGAGCGGGGGCTCAAGGAGGGGACAGCGTCAGTACCAATGTCCGTGCAGGATGAGATAGATGAGCTTTTTGAACGTAACCAGGAAAAGGGACAGACCTACATCATGCCTGAAAGCGCGGTTGAGGATGTGCTTGCACAGGCGGATCAAAGTTCCAAATCCGGCTTTGACGATGTCGACATCGACGCTATATTTGCCGAATCGAGCCAGCAGGAGTTTTCACATGGCACAGAGCCGACTGATACGGAGATAGTAAATCTGGAATATACGCCCTTGCCTGGAGAGTCCTCCCCAATGGATGAATTTGCTGGCGAGGATATTGAATCCCTCTTTTCGGAAGAAAGCGAAGTTCCAGGCAAAAAAGACTCATTGGCGGAAGTTGATTCAGAAAAAACGGAATATGGCGGAGGTGGCGTGGAGCTCTCCCTGCAGGATGAAATAAACTCTATCTTGTCAGATTCATCTTCGGATTCGGATTCGCCGCTTGAATCGCCCGAGGCGCTTAGCGAACTGGATACGATAATATTTGAAAGTACAAAGAGAGGTGATTCTGCAAAAGGGCAGTCTGATGTTGATTCACTTTTCGATGTGTCAAAAGAGAATGACAAGCCCGAGCCAGCGCCAGCAGAGTTACCCACATCTTCCGGTTCCGGCGCTCAATTCAACATAGACGCCATATTTGCCGAGGCGGCCGGCGGCGGGTCTACAGGCTCGGCAGAGCCGGAGGCTTCAAAAGGTGTTTCATCAGGCGAAGAGATAGACATAGACGCGATATTTGCCGAGGTTAAAGGTGGCGGGTCTACAGGCTCGGCAGAGCCGGAGGCTTCAAAAGGTGTTTCATCAGGCGAAGAGATAGACATAGACGCAATATTTGCCGAGGTTAAAGGTGGCGGGTCTACAGTCTCGGCAGAGCCTGAGGCATCAAAAGACGTTTCGTCAGACGAAGAGATAGACATAGACGCAATATTTGCCGAGGTTAAAGGTGGCGGGTCTACAGTCTCGGCAGAGCCTGAGGCATCAAAAGATGTTTCATCAGATGAAGAGATAGATATAGACGCAATATTTGCCGAGGTTAAAGGTGGCGGGTCGACAGGCTCGGCAGAGCCTGAGGCATCAAAAGACGTTTCGTCAGATGAAGAGATAGACATAGACGCGATATTTGCCGAGGCTCAAGGCGGCGGGTCTACAGTCTCGGCAGAGCCGGAGGCTTCAAAAGATGTTTCGTCAGACGAAGAGATAGACATAGACGCGATATTTGCCGAGGCTCAAGGCGGCGGGTCGACAGGCTCGGCAGAGCCGGAGGCTTCAAAAGATGTTTCGTCAGACGAAGAGATAGACATAGACGCGATATTTGCCGAGGCGACAGAAGGTATAGACGCAGAGCTGACAGATTCAGATACTTCCTCCAGCGTAGATCAAGGGGGACAGGCTGATATTGATGCCTTCTTTGCCGAGACAACCGGTGAAAAGAATGTAATTCCTGTTGTTGCGGATAAGGAAATTGACGTTAACCTGGGGGGACAGAACGATATAGACGCTATGTTTGCCGAGGCGGCAGGGGGGGAGACCGCTACGGTATCTGAGGCCCCTTCCGGCGACGACCTCGGCGGTCAGGATGATATTGATTCGATGTTTGCCGAAGCGGCAGGCGGGGAAACTGCTACGGTATCTGAGGCCCCTTCCGGCGACGACCTCGGCGGTCAGGATGATATTGATTCGATGTTTGCCGAGATGACAGACGGGGAACCCCCCGCGGTATCTGAGGCCCCTTCCGGCGACGACCTCGGCGGTCAGGATGATATTGATTCGATGTTTGCCGAGATGACAGACGGGGAAACCCCCGCGGTATCTGAGGCCCCTTCCGGCGACGACCTCGGCGGTCAGGATGATATTGATTCGATGTTTGCCGAGATGACAGACGGGGAACCCCCCGCGGTATCCGAGACCACATCAAGCGACGACCTTGGTGGAGATAACGATATAGACGCTATGTTTGCCGAGGCGGCAGGGGGGGAGACCGCTACGGTATCCGAGACCCCATCAAGCGACGACCTCGGCGGAGATAACAATTTAGATTCATTATTTGGCGAATCAGCCGATAACACGGAGAAGGGGGAATTGGCCTCTGGAGGTGACTCTATGAATGAAGGTATTGATGTTTCATCTGACGATGATTTGGACGCTCTTTTCGATGGAGATGCCTCGGAACCTACAGATATTTCCACTCCTGCAGAGCCGAGTTCCGCAGAGGGGACATCAAAGCAGGAAGAGGATGGGGCTGTAATAAGTCAGGATGATCTGGACGCCTTGTTTTCAGAAGAGGGTGGAGGGGACCCTGGTTCCATGGCAACTGCAGATAGTGCCGCTGATGGAGGGGAAACTGACAGCTCCGAAGTAGATTTCGGGATATCCGGCGATAAGGATCTTGATTCGCTGTTCGATGCTGAAGCCGAGACGGCAATAATAGGAGACGAGCCTTCCTTTGACGCCACCCCTGCTGAAAGCGCGGGCGGAAGCAGCGAAGGGGGGATTGACACTTCAATGCTTGAGAGCGTTTCGGAATCGAATGAGCCTGATCATGAACTTGAGGAGACAAGCGTAGTCGAAACCCAGAGCGTGGATGGTGAGCAGAAAGTAGGAAAACTCGCCAAAGCAGTGCTGGGGGAGGAGGACGAGTTGGATTTTGACGAGCCGGCAGAAAAGAAAAAATTTGGCCTCATAGGGAAATTGGCAAAAGTTGCCATGGCTGCCATGCTCCTTGTAGCAGTCGGGCTTGGAACAGTAACCTACACAAAAAACCAGAATCCGCTGGCGGTAATTGAGCAGGTAAAATCAAAAGGCTTCGGAGGCCTGGGGATAGGTATGTCTGAGATCCTTTCGTTCAAAGGTTCCGCCGATGTCGAAGAGATGGAGAAAAAGAGAGAAGAGGGGAAGGAAAGCGCTTCTTCAAAAGTGGATGAATCGAAATCAGACGATCAGGTCGCTGAAGGTACCGGAGAAGCTGCAGGTGATGGAGGCGGCGACACAAGTGGGGATGGCACAAGTGTTGTGGAACAGAAAGAGTTGACCGGCGTGGTACCTGTACCTGAAAGAGGTGGAACGGTGGTAGCCGACAAGACTCCGTCGCCGGAATCGTCTCTGCCGCCTTTGGAAGAGGACGCGATAGAGACAGCCGCATTGGAGCCCGCTCCGGTAAAAGCGGCCGTAACAAAAGCGATACCACCCCCGGGCGAGCGCGGAGAGGAATTTCAGTCGGAAGTCTATGAGAGAAACACGGAGCTGAAGATAGGGGTAATCGTTCCGGTAGACTTCAACGCCGAAGCCGTGAAGGTTATGACTGCTGATGTTCTGATCACGTTCCAGAACACGTCTGAATACGATATGGCCGACACGAAAAGATATCTGTACGAGATGGCGGTAGAAGAAGAGATCGAGAAATTTTTCCTTGATAAGTTTTATGAAGATACTCTGTATGTTCAGGACAAAATCATTGCCCAGCTTAATACTAAATTTAAAAAACGGCCCGAGATGGGGAAAATTGCCGAAATAGATATCGAAAACTTCAAGCTGAAATGA